A window of the Arachis duranensis cultivar V14167 chromosome 5, aradu.V14167.gnm2.J7QH, whole genome shotgun sequence genome harbors these coding sequences:
- the LOC107491166 gene encoding E3 ubiquitin-protein ligase ATL31, translating into MAQPHPNHLTWIHLHLILLFLLHGSHSVVHAQGSMEPVPTDISHHSWQPSFAITIGAIICAFLFMGIITVYLRNCTGSHINNRNQTNQTSSECSCSCSQGITKELLNTFPILFYPTIKDLKIGKASLECAICLTDFKDYDTLRLLPKCDHVFHPQCIDSWLCSHVTCPVCRANLNQDTCEIAITVPTQFSTPQSGEESLGLEAENNGGEEHNAVEQNHVEKNEVLNSNDGGGGGGEGDGGSDGVVSKPKLLKSNSTGHTVVEQVKSEERYTLRLPEDVRRYILVNHGETVQRSSSYNNNNGNNVVRGVCWSEIEESSGGGKRSNNGEVKVERWVLCSRG; encoded by the coding sequence ATGGCTCAACCTCACCCCAATCATCTCACATGGATTCACCTTCACCtcatcctcctcttcctcctccatgGTAGTCATAGTGTAGTTCATGCACAAGGTTCCATGGAGCCAGTTCCCACAGACATCTCCCACCACAGTTGGCAACCTTCTTTTGCAATCACCATAGGTGCCATCATCTGTGCCTTCCTCTTCATGGGGATCATCACAGTCTACCTTCGTAACTGTACTGGTTCACACATCAACAACAGAAACCAAACCAACCAAACCTCCTCAGAATGTTCATGTTCTTGTTCACAAGGGATCACTAAGGAACTCCTCAACACTTTCCCAATCCTCTTCTACCCCACCATCAAGGACCTCAAGATAGGTAAAGCATCATTGGAATGTGCAATTTGCTTAACTGATTTCAAGGACTATGACACACTGAGGCTTCTACCAAAGTGCGACCATGTCTTTCACCCTCAATGCATAGACTCATGGCTATGTTCCCATGTCACGTGCCCGGTTTGTCGCGCGAATCTGAACCAAGATACATGCGAAATTGCCATAACTGTTCCGACCCAATTTAGCACTCCCCAAAGTGGTGAAGAAAGTCTAGGACTTGAAGCTGAAAACAACGGTGGTGAAGAGCACAACGCGGTGGAACAAAACCATGTCGAGAAAAACGAGGTTTTGAACAGCAacgatggtggtggtggtggtggtgaaggTGATGGTGGTAGTGATGGGGTTGTGTCAAAACCGAAGCTTTTGAAGTCAAATTCAACGGGACACACGGTTGTGGAGCAAGTGAAGAGCGAGGAGAGGTACACACTGAGGTTACCGGAAGATGTGAGGAGGTACATTCTGGTGAACCATGGTGAAACGGTGCAGCGTTCCTCCagctacaacaacaacaatggcaaCAACGTGGTGAGAGGGGTGTGTTGGAGTGAGATTGAAGAGAGCAGCGGTGGTGGTAAGAGAAGCAACAATGGTGAGGTGAAGGTGGAGAGGTGGGTGCTTTGTAGCCGTGGTTGA